The following proteins come from a genomic window of Gottfriedia acidiceleris:
- a CDS encoding YpmA family protein gives MNSNIEVLSTTKIEYTRDLYKIVDSLNRTLKEKDLMFGLALDKEDQEYAVFTIYRT, from the coding sequence ATGAATTCAAATATTGAAGTATTATCAACAACAAAAATTGAATATACTAGAGATTTATACAAAATTGTTGATAGTTTAAATCGTACTTTAAAAGAAAAAGATTTAATGTTTGGACTTGCACTTGATAAAGAAGATCAAGAATATGCGGTATTTACAATTTATCGAACATAA
- a CDS encoding DUF5590 domain-containing protein gives MKKWLVILGLSIIFLSLFLIATYQSSISKLNDDKKHAEELVLHQGYLKSVETSDYFHGKEQAIVVSGKDDANNEMIAWVQDGEVITRKKSEGLTQKQIIDKVVSERNPKKIHKVKLGIENKIPLWEVVYIDQNGRYNFYYAAFENGELLKRYSI, from the coding sequence ATGAAAAAATGGTTAGTCATCCTTGGATTAAGCATCATTTTTCTTTCATTATTTTTAATCGCCACATATCAATCATCAATTTCAAAGCTAAATGATGATAAAAAACATGCCGAAGAGCTTGTTTTACATCAAGGGTATTTAAAATCAGTGGAAACTTCTGATTATTTCCATGGAAAAGAACAAGCAATCGTTGTAAGTGGTAAAGATGATGCAAATAATGAAATGATCGCGTGGGTACAGGATGGAGAAGTTATTACACGAAAGAAAAGTGAAGGATTGACCCAAAAACAAATTATTGACAAAGTAGTCAGTGAGAGAAACCCAAAAAAAATACATAAAGTAAAGTTAGGAATAGAGAACAAAATACCACTTTGGGAAGTAGTATATATAGACCAAAACGGCCGATATAATTTTTACTACGCTGCTTTCGAAAATGGAGAGCTTTTAAAACGTTATAGTATTTAG
- a CDS encoding pyridoxal phosphate-dependent aminotransferase gives MKLAKRVSALTPSTTLAITAKAKEMKDQGIDVIGLGAGEPDFNTPVEIIEEAYSAMLKGQTKYTPSNGLPALRKTICDKLLKDQGLTYSPGEVVVTNGAKHALYTLFQAILDPGHEVIIPTPYWVSYPEQVILAEGVPVFIEGYEHQQFKVTPEQIEAAITENTKAIIINSPSNPTGMIYNEQELKAIGEICLKHDILIVSDEIYEKLVYDGAKHVSIASLSPALKEQTIIINGVSKSHSMTGWRIGYAVGNKEIINAMTNLASHSTSNPTTMAQIATIKAYELGDGPVEEMRVAFEDRLNKTYERLITIPGFSCVKPNGAFYLFPNVTEAAKMAGYQNVDEFSTELLEKANVAVIPGSGFGSPDNIRLSYATSQVQLDKALDRIEQFMKASILS, from the coding sequence ATGAAACTAGCAAAAAGAGTAAGTGCACTAACACCATCTACAACACTAGCTATTACAGCAAAAGCAAAAGAGATGAAAGATCAAGGAATTGATGTAATTGGATTAGGTGCAGGTGAACCTGATTTTAATACACCAGTTGAAATTATTGAAGAAGCTTATTCAGCAATGCTTAAAGGCCAAACTAAGTATACTCCTTCAAACGGTTTACCAGCTTTAAGAAAAACTATTTGTGATAAGTTATTGAAGGATCAAGGATTAACTTATTCTCCAGGAGAGGTTGTTGTAACAAATGGTGCAAAACATGCACTTTACACACTTTTCCAAGCGATTTTAGATCCTGGTCATGAAGTAATTATTCCGACACCTTACTGGGTAAGCTATCCTGAGCAAGTTATTTTAGCAGAAGGTGTACCGGTATTTATTGAAGGTTATGAACATCAACAATTTAAAGTAACACCTGAACAAATCGAAGCAGCAATTACAGAGAATACAAAAGCGATCATTATTAATTCACCAAGTAATCCAACTGGTATGATTTATAATGAGCAAGAATTAAAAGCAATCGGAGAAATTTGTTTAAAACATGATATATTAATCGTTTCTGACGAAATATATGAAAAATTAGTATATGATGGTGCAAAACATGTTTCAATTGCATCATTAAGCCCAGCGCTTAAAGAGCAAACGATTATTATCAATGGTGTATCAAAATCTCATTCAATGACAGGATGGAGAATTGGATATGCTGTTGGTAATAAGGAAATAATTAATGCGATGACAAATCTTGCTAGTCACTCTACTTCAAATCCTACTACAATGGCACAAATCGCTACGATTAAAGCATATGAGTTGGGCGATGGTCCTGTTGAAGAAATGAGAGTAGCGTTTGAAGATCGTTTAAATAAAACTTATGAGCGTTTAATTACAATTCCAGGATTTAGCTGTGTTAAACCGAATGGTGCATTTTATTTATTCCCAAATGTGACTGAGGCAGCTAAAATGGCAGGATATCAAAATGTAGATGAATTCTCTACTGAATTACTTGAAAAAGCTAATGTAGCGGTAATCCCTGGTTCAGGATTTGGTTCACCTGATAATATCCGACTTTCATATGCAACATCTCAAGTACAGTTAGATAAAGCTTTAGATCGCATTGAGCAATTTATGAAAGCAAGTATCTTAAGTTAA
- a CDS encoding DnaD domain-containing protein: MNNNSILNWIQFGNISIPNILLSHYSSLNINEEELVMILQLYSFQQQGHTFPTPTQLAKIMSLNEQKCMEVIRELLKKGLLEITEEIDHHNLRCEAYSLSPLWLKLIDLTQNGQQSNENEKHTIPSIIEQEEESIYLVFEKEFGRLLSPFEIETLTMWMDQDDHNEKLIKTALKEAVISGKLNFRYIDRILFEWKKNGIKQVDQAMNYSKHFRKKETREPQNETKYTGSIPFYNWLEK, from the coding sequence GTGAATAATAATAGCATTCTAAACTGGATTCAATTTGGGAATATTAGTATTCCAAATATACTTCTCAGTCATTATTCTTCTTTAAACATAAATGAAGAAGAACTAGTCATGATTCTACAGCTTTACTCTTTTCAACAACAAGGTCATACGTTTCCAACACCTACTCAATTAGCAAAGATTATGTCATTAAATGAACAAAAATGTATGGAAGTTATTCGAGAACTTCTAAAAAAAGGTTTATTAGAAATTACAGAAGAAATTGACCATCATAACTTACGATGTGAGGCATATTCACTTTCTCCGTTATGGTTAAAATTAATTGATTTGACCCAGAATGGTCAACAATCAAATGAAAATGAAAAACATACTATTCCTTCAATTATTGAACAAGAAGAGGAATCAATTTACTTAGTGTTTGAAAAAGAATTTGGTAGATTATTGTCTCCTTTTGAGATTGAAACTTTAACAATGTGGATGGACCAAGATGATCATAATGAAAAACTAATAAAAACTGCACTTAAAGAAGCAGTTATAAGTGGGAAATTAAATTTTCGTTATATAGATCGTATTCTATTTGAGTGGAAGAAAAATGGAATAAAGCAAGTAGACCAAGCAATGAATTATAGTAAGCATTTTAGAAAAAAAGAAACAAGAGAACCACAAAACGAAACAAAGTATACAGGATCAATTCCTTTTTATAATTGGCTGGAAAAATAA
- the nth gene encoding endonuclease III, with amino-acid sequence MLNKQQINEVLNIIGDMFPDAHCELNHKNPFELVIAVALSAQCTDVLVNKVTKNLFEKYKEPQDYLNVSLEELQNDIRSIGLFRNKAKNIQKLSEMIINEFNGEVPRTREELVKLPGVGRKTANVVMSVAFNIPAIAVDTHVERVSKRLAICRWKDSVLEVEETLMKKVPIEDWGVTHHRLIFFGRYHCKAQRPSCEVCPLLDMCREGKKRMKVKKVNDK; translated from the coding sequence ATGTTAAATAAACAACAAATAAATGAGGTTCTAAATATAATTGGTGATATGTTCCCCGATGCACATTGTGAATTAAACCATAAGAATCCGTTTGAATTAGTAATAGCGGTTGCTTTATCCGCTCAATGTACTGATGTTTTAGTAAATAAAGTGACAAAAAATCTATTTGAAAAATATAAAGAACCTCAGGATTATTTAAATGTTTCTTTAGAGGAATTACAAAATGATATTCGCTCAATCGGACTTTTCAGGAACAAAGCAAAAAATATCCAAAAATTAAGTGAAATGATTATAAATGAATTTAATGGAGAAGTTCCACGTACTAGAGAAGAGCTCGTAAAATTACCTGGAGTTGGTAGAAAGACAGCTAATGTAGTAATGTCAGTCGCATTTAATATTCCAGCAATCGCAGTAGATACTCATGTTGAGAGAGTTTCAAAAAGATTAGCTATATGCCGTTGGAAAGATTCTGTTTTAGAAGTAGAAGAGACCTTAATGAAAAAAGTTCCGATCGAAGACTGGGGAGTAACTCATCATCGACTCATATTTTTTGGTAGATACCATTGTAAAGCTCAAAGGCCGAGTTGTGAGGTATGTCCTTTACTTGATATGTGTAGAGAAGGAAAAAAACGAATGAAAGTGAAGAAAGTAAATGACAAATAG
- a CDS encoding YpoC family protein, translating into MTNSIYKDFIVTPFYKDNANEQIINEEIKIKNKPFFYESNQILVNQSTNIPNESDEIIKEMINEWKEESEHISNYFKQRNRKLACEPMIRGLANFISILTWINGQMLLNLNNLLLELDKLKIKPINLDERISFVLNQPDHYHSFIQLSGLYTELEKLYYKQKITSSK; encoded by the coding sequence ATGACAAATAGTATTTATAAGGATTTTATCGTTACGCCATTTTATAAAGACAATGCCAATGAACAAATAATCAATGAAGAAATTAAAATTAAAAATAAACCGTTTTTTTATGAAAGCAATCAGATTCTAGTTAATCAGAGCACTAACATTCCGAATGAAAGTGATGAAATTATTAAAGAGATGATTAATGAATGGAAAGAGGAATCTGAACATATTTCTAACTACTTTAAACAACGTAATCGAAAACTTGCGTGCGAGCCGATGATTAGAGGCTTAGCTAATTTTATATCAATACTTACATGGATAAATGGCCAAATGCTGCTTAATTTAAATAATTTATTACTTGAGTTAGATAAATTAAAGATTAAGCCAATCAATTTAGATGAACGTATTAGTTTTGTATTAAATCAACCAGATCACTATCACTCATTCATTCAACTTTCTGGCTTATATACGGAGTTGGAAAAACTTTATTATAAGCAAAAAATAACCTCCTCAAAATGA
- a CDS encoding transglycosylase domain-containing protein, with protein MAKEYSSRQERKQMEMEKPSNVKPKKREGLWKKITLSILTLAVLCILGGVGTFYYLVSDAPKLDESKLKVPLSSTILDKNGNVIAELGTEQRTKISYNEIPKVVEDAFIATEDVRFYKHKGVDIRRVLGAVLANITGGFGSQGGSTITQQVVKNSFLSPQKTIKRKVQEWYLSFQLEQKYSKQQILEMYLNKVYFSNGLKGRGVYGVAKASETYFSKDLSKITLPEAATLAGMVQSPNNYNPAKHPAESEARRNVVLSQMKKYGFITNEQYANAKAIPEKSLVKVHESGQTKYQAFIDVVMDEVKKYGDADINTDGLTIETTLDPKAQAKADEIINRGSDFYPSDDFQTGFVLTDTKTGEIKAVGAGRNTTSGGLNFATDIKRQPGSTIKPILDYGPAIQYLKWSTNHQLVDEPYQYSDGTPIRNADKSYKGKLSIRKALIGSRNIPALKTMQQVGLDKSREFGNGLGFNFQKNSFYESHAIGGFTGVSAMDMAGAYAAFGNGGVYIKPHAVTKIIYQDKTEKVLAPEPKQAMSDYTAYMITDMLRDVVKAPGGTGGRANVPGLDMAGKTGTTNYPQEVKDKYGFPSNATRDSWFVGYTPDVTISVWTGYETNKQGHYLSKTSTNIAKYIARDMLAATADPSSEFHKPSSVVKVQDELYIKGEKMDDLPTPDTLDPAKSVTAKYDEKTSSVSLNWQYPSDLLASTTFEVNYDINGVKGQTQKINGTSAKINGIVAGNKVKITIVATNGETKSAAVTVTVDLTTTKEPTTPPADNNGNGNGNGNGNGNGNGNGNGNGNGNGNGNGNGNGDGTGTGNGDGTGTGSDGTGTGTGDGTGTGTGDGTGTGTGDGNGGGTGDGNTNPTTPPTTPDPTKPTKPSKPTNTNPTSYNTDSYSTNRFNKLERNIIA; from the coding sequence ATGGCAAAAGAGTATAGTTCACGACAAGAACGAAAACAAATGGAAATGGAAAAGCCTTCAAATGTCAAACCAAAAAAACGTGAAGGTTTATGGAAAAAGATTACTTTATCAATACTAACATTAGCGGTACTTTGTATTCTTGGAGGAGTTGGAACTTTCTATTATTTAGTAAGTGATGCACCTAAACTTGATGAATCAAAGCTTAAAGTACCTTTATCGTCTACGATTCTAGATAAAAATGGGAATGTTATTGCTGAGCTAGGAACTGAACAAAGAACGAAAATCTCATATAACGAGATTCCTAAAGTAGTAGAAGATGCATTTATTGCTACTGAGGACGTACGTTTTTATAAGCATAAAGGTGTTGATATTCGCCGTGTGCTTGGCGCAGTTTTAGCTAATATTACTGGTGGATTTGGATCACAAGGTGGTAGTACGATTACTCAACAAGTTGTTAAAAACTCATTTTTGTCTCCACAAAAAACAATTAAACGTAAAGTACAAGAATGGTATTTATCATTCCAGCTTGAACAAAAATATTCTAAACAACAAATTTTAGAAATGTATTTAAATAAAGTTTACTTCTCAAATGGTTTAAAAGGCCGAGGAGTTTATGGTGTAGCAAAAGCAAGTGAAACATATTTTAGTAAAGATTTATCGAAAATTACATTACCTGAAGCAGCTACACTTGCTGGTATGGTACAAAGTCCAAACAACTACAATCCAGCAAAACATCCAGCTGAATCAGAAGCTAGAAGAAATGTTGTATTAAGCCAGATGAAAAAGTATGGATTTATAACGAATGAACAATATGCTAATGCAAAAGCAATTCCAGAAAAATCATTAGTAAAAGTTCATGAAAGTGGTCAGACAAAGTATCAAGCATTCATTGATGTCGTAATGGATGAGGTAAAAAAATACGGTGATGCAGATATAAATACAGATGGATTAACAATTGAAACAACTTTAGATCCAAAAGCACAAGCAAAAGCAGATGAAATTATTAATCGTGGATCTGATTTTTATCCAAGTGATGATTTCCAAACTGGTTTTGTATTAACTGACACTAAAACAGGTGAAATTAAAGCTGTAGGTGCTGGAAGAAACACAACAAGTGGTGGTCTAAATTTTGCAACAGATATTAAAAGACAACCTGGATCAACTATTAAACCAATCCTAGACTACGGTCCTGCGATACAATATTTAAAATGGTCTACTAATCATCAACTTGTTGATGAGCCATATCAATATTCTGATGGGACCCCTATTCGAAACGCTGATAAATCATATAAAGGTAAATTATCAATTCGTAAGGCGTTAATCGGATCAAGAAATATTCCTGCATTAAAAACAATGCAGCAAGTTGGATTAGATAAATCACGTGAATTTGGTAACGGACTTGGATTTAACTTCCAAAAAAACAGTTTTTATGAATCTCATGCAATCGGCGGATTTACAGGTGTATCTGCAATGGATATGGCAGGTGCATATGCAGCCTTCGGTAATGGCGGTGTATATATAAAACCACATGCTGTTACAAAAATTATCTACCAAGATAAAACTGAAAAAGTATTAGCTCCTGAACCAAAACAAGCAATGAGCGATTACACTGCATATATGATTACAGATATGCTACGTGATGTTGTTAAGGCTCCAGGCGGTACGGGCGGTAGAGCTAATGTACCTGGTCTTGATATGGCAGGTAAAACTGGTACGACAAACTACCCACAAGAAGTAAAAGACAAATATGGCTTCCCTTCAAACGCAACTCGAGATAGTTGGTTTGTTGGTTATACTCCAGATGTAACTATTTCGGTTTGGACTGGATATGAGACAAATAAACAAGGTCATTATTTAAGTAAAACATCAACAAATATAGCTAAATATATTGCTAGAGATATGTTAGCAGCAACAGCTGATCCTTCATCTGAGTTCCATAAACCAAGTTCAGTTGTAAAAGTACAAGACGAATTATATATTAAAGGTGAAAAAATGGATGATCTACCTACACCAGATACATTAGATCCAGCTAAAAGTGTTACAGCCAAATATGATGAAAAAACGAGCAGTGTTTCGCTAAATTGGCAGTATCCTTCTGATTTACTTGCTTCTACTACTTTTGAAGTAAACTATGATATAAACGGTGTTAAAGGCCAAACTCAAAAAATAAATGGAACATCAGCAAAAATTAATGGTATCGTAGCTGGAAACAAAGTAAAAATTACAATCGTGGCAACTAATGGCGAAACTAAGAGTGCTGCGGTTACTGTTACAGTCGATTTAACTACTACCAAAGAGCCTACTACCCCACCAGCTGATAATAATGGCAATGGTAATGGTAATGGTAACGGTAATGGTAATGGTAACGGTAATGGTAACGGTAACGGTAATGGTAACGGTAATGGTAACGGTAACGGTAACGGTGACGGTACGGGTACTGGAAACGGTGACGGTACGGGTACTGGAAGTGACGGTACGGGTACTGGAACAGGTGACGGCACGGGTACTGGAACAGGTGACGGCACGGGTACTGGAACAGGTGATGGCAATGGTGGCGGAACTGGAGATGGTAATACAAATCCAACTACACCTCCTACTACGCCAGATCCAACTAAACCAACTAAACCATCAAAACCAACTAATACGAATCCAACTTCGTATAACACAGATTCATACTCTACTAATCGATTTAATAAGTTGGAACGTAATATTATTGCATAA
- the recU gene encoding Holliday junction resolvase RecU, with protein sequence MTISYPNRRNNVVQKNQKNNEIQVKSNNTYSNRGMSLEDDLNATNTYYLSNNIANIHKKPTPVQIVKVDYPKRSAAVIREAYFKQPSTTDYNGIYKGKYIDFEAKETNNKTSFPLQNFHLHQIEHMENVLNHGGISFVILKFSLYNEIYFMKATDILTFWKRQTDGGRKSISREECKEYGTLLKPSYPIIVPYLKCIDELFVI encoded by the coding sequence ATGACAATAAGTTACCCAAATCGAAGAAATAATGTAGTTCAAAAAAATCAAAAAAATAACGAAATACAAGTAAAATCAAATAATACTTATAGTAATCGCGGAATGTCCCTTGAAGATGATTTAAATGCTACTAATACGTATTATTTATCAAATAACATCGCAAACATACATAAAAAACCAACACCTGTACAAATCGTAAAAGTAGACTACCCAAAAAGAAGTGCTGCAGTGATTAGAGAAGCCTATTTTAAGCAACCATCAACTACCGACTATAATGGCATCTATAAAGGGAAGTATATTGATTTTGAAGCTAAGGAAACCAATAATAAGACTAGTTTTCCTTTACAAAACTTCCATTTACACCAAATAGAGCATATGGAAAATGTACTGAATCACGGTGGAATATCGTTTGTCATATTAAAATTTTCATTATATAATGAAATTTATTTTATGAAAGCAACTGATATTCTTACCTTTTGGAAAAGGCAAACAGATGGTGGAAGAAAATCAATTTCTAGAGAAGAATGCAAAGAGTATGGAACGTTACTAAAACCAAGTTATCCAATAATAGTTCCTTACTTAAAATGTATCGATGAACTTTTTGTAATTTAA
- a CDS encoding DUF2515 family protein: MNANHESWKGFIKKRREDHNLSHEEAKLIDLIKKEAVKYNADNISRTIAYQEYFLRQSEIEWSFLASMVSRNAGYNMTDLENPLFVNGLSEKQRKQLFMTYERANWIIFLDAFPQLLLFEYSKVKNKPLFYLLKYFSVSSFMEIEWEKYWTDRDKKRLVYSLIINEQNMIERPVIQNKFFKSEVFNSLAFKLQEQLKLSYVIFPTRNGELYGLGVYQFEDLTKRIQIGKQLYSILFHEDLQNEFIDFAVQTIHTGSRSDYEGLVGITSSNNPKLRDVYPIIPHTRTVEDDWYIDSKILNEWYEYEEIINGDSFKQSFLIKQELLGSLLKLKSIFQ, translated from the coding sequence ATGAATGCAAACCATGAAAGCTGGAAAGGTTTCATAAAAAAAAGAAGAGAAGATCATAATTTATCACATGAAGAAGCAAAACTTATTGATTTAATAAAGAAAGAAGCAGTTAAATATAATGCAGATAATATTTCCAGAACGATTGCATACCAAGAATATTTCTTAAGACAAAGTGAAATAGAGTGGTCTTTTCTTGCAAGTATGGTGTCACGTAATGCAGGCTACAACATGACTGATCTGGAAAACCCACTATTCGTGAATGGACTAAGTGAAAAACAAAGAAAACAGCTTTTTATGACCTATGAACGGGCAAATTGGATTATTTTTTTAGATGCATTTCCACAGTTGCTTCTTTTTGAATATTCAAAAGTGAAAAATAAGCCATTATTTTATTTATTGAAATATTTTTCAGTATCTAGTTTTATGGAAATTGAATGGGAGAAATATTGGACTGATCGTGATAAGAAAAGACTAGTCTATTCATTGATTATTAACGAACAAAATATGATAGAAAGACCAGTCATTCAAAATAAATTTTTTAAAAGTGAAGTTTTTAATTCTTTAGCATTTAAACTTCAGGAACAATTAAAACTTAGTTATGTTATATTTCCAACAAGAAATGGTGAACTATATGGACTTGGAGTTTATCAATTTGAGGATTTAACAAAAAGGATTCAAATTGGTAAACAATTATATTCAATTTTATTTCATGAAGATTTGCAAAATGAATTTATTGATTTTGCTGTGCAAACTATTCACACAGGCAGTAGAAGTGATTATGAAGGGTTAGTTGGAATTACAAGTTCAAATAATCCGAAATTAAGAGATGTTTATCCAATAATTCCTCATACACGAACTGTAGAGGATGATTGGTATATAGATAGTAAAATTTTAAATGAGTGGTATGAATATGAGGAAATTATTAATGGAGATAGTTTTAAGCAATCTTTTTTAATAAAGCAGGAGTTGCTTGGTTCATTGTTAAAATTGAAATCGATTTTTCAATAA
- the yppF gene encoding YppF family protein — MTLQELKSKFISSKSFEPTDFNQLMDFLQQNYLNGEVTIQHYRELVKELELFGAYKPI, encoded by the coding sequence ATGACTTTACAAGAACTAAAGAGCAAGTTTATTTCATCAAAAAGTTTCGAACCAACTGACTTTAATCAATTAATGGACTTTTTACAACAAAATTACCTAAATGGTGAGGTTACTATTCAACATTACAGAGAATTAGTTAAAGAACTTGAACTATTTGGTGCTTATAAGCCAATTTAG
- a CDS encoding YppG family protein, translating into MRSQMFPPNHSDNSFEWFRKQNQMIDENFNFPEMNQLSNENQRYYGNTIQPFSQNPTMNTLQPPVQSQQAQSTQITQPVQTTQSTQPIQQSQMIEPSPYGGASIQASSYDQSQMQYAAPQHFSMQHATVPYNQGYQYDPNYYGMMQNQNPYMPMYPSQFGNQTNYLSSPQNHQYSMQPQHAQMLQQGPFTTPPMFAPSTPYPTQPKKLNQQNNNGQSFQFSSILNQFKNGSGSYDVPKMMSTAGQMMNTMNQVGGLFKQIGVLFK; encoded by the coding sequence ATGAGATCTCAAATGTTTCCTCCAAATCATTCAGATAACAGCTTTGAATGGTTTAGAAAGCAAAATCAAATGATTGATGAGAATTTTAATTTTCCAGAAATGAATCAACTATCTAATGAAAATCAGCGTTATTATGGAAATACAATTCAACCTTTTTCCCAAAACCCTACTATGAATACACTACAACCGCCAGTTCAATCGCAACAAGCACAATCGACTCAAATAACACAACCAGTTCAAACAACACAATCAACTCAGCCAATCCAACAATCACAGATGATTGAGCCATCTCCTTATGGGGGGGCATCAATACAAGCTAGTAGTTATGATCAAAGTCAAATGCAGTATGCAGCACCACAACACTTTTCGATGCAGCATGCTACTGTTCCATATAACCAAGGGTATCAATACGATCCTAATTATTATGGAATGATGCAAAACCAAAATCCATATATGCCAATGTATCCTTCCCAATTTGGTAATCAAACGAACTATTTAAGCAGCCCTCAAAATCACCAGTATTCAATGCAACCTCAACATGCTCAAATGTTACAACAAGGTCCATTTACAACTCCACCAATGTTTGCGCCTAGTACTCCATATCCAACTCAACCAAAAAAATTAAACCAGCAAAATAATAATGGCCAATCTTTTCAGTTTTCATCAATATTAAATCAATTTAAAAATGGTTCAGGTTCATACGATGTCCCAAAAATGATGTCTACTGCAGGTCAAATGATGAATACGATGAATCAAGTAGGTGGACTTTTTAAACAAATAGGGGTTTTATTCAAATAA
- a CDS encoding GntR family transcriptional regulator: protein MINKNSPIPIYHQLLEYIKCKIASGEYPADELIPSEREFSEKFQISRMTVRQALNNLVQEGIVYRQKGKGTFVSRQKVEKKISRLNSYTEEMVERGLKPSSRLIQFDILNSDKALSNILKIKENDPIYFIKRVRLADSIPMSIESIHVSCDIAPNLNQSVLEKSFFDYVNANIPDPIQYADQSIQARMPSEEEAQLLQIPPNCPVLAIYRTTYLRSGKVLEYELTVYRADRYKLVHSLSRND from the coding sequence ATGATTAACAAAAATTCCCCAATACCAATTTATCATCAATTATTAGAATACATAAAATGTAAAATCGCTTCAGGTGAATACCCTGCTGATGAATTGATTCCATCAGAAAGAGAGTTTTCAGAGAAATTCCAAATATCTCGTATGACCGTTCGACAAGCATTAAATAATTTAGTGCAAGAAGGAATTGTTTACAGGCAAAAAGGTAAAGGTACATTTGTTAGTCGTCAAAAAGTTGAAAAAAAAATTAGTAGATTAAATAGTTACACTGAAGAAATGGTTGAGAGAGGTTTAAAACCGAGTAGTAGATTAATTCAATTTGATATTTTAAATTCTGATAAAGCACTATCCAATATACTAAAGATAAAAGAAAACGATCCTATTTATTTTATAAAACGGGTCCGTTTAGCAGACTCAATTCCTATGTCGATTGAAAGTATCCACGTGTCATGTGATATTGCTCCAAACCTAAATCAAAGTGTTTTAGAAAAATCATTCTTTGATTATGTAAATGCCAATATTCCAGATCCTATTCAATATGCAGATCAATCGATTCAAGCTAGAATGCCTTCTGAAGAAGAAGCTCAGTTATTACAAATTCCACCGAATTGTCCCGTATTAGCAATTTATCGAACAACCTATTTAAGAAGTGGTAAAGTTTTAGAATACGAACTGACTGTATATAGAGCAGACCGCTACAAGCTTGTACATTCTTTATCTAGAAATGATTAA
- a CDS encoding DUF1273 domain-containing protein: MKILLISGYKSFELGIFSNKHDAVKYIKKAIKNKILLFIDELEWIIISGQMGTELWTAEVVFELQLDYPELKLGIFTPYEEQEKNWNEANKEYYNEILIGADHVDSISRKPYESPVQLKAKNEFLVRKSDGCILFYDNEKEGSPRYLYDLAYKKNELYNYPVEIITFDDLQVIAEESFENDDNKYREL; encoded by the coding sequence ATGAAGATACTACTTATATCTGGTTATAAGTCATTTGAATTAGGAATTTTTTCGAATAAACACGATGCAGTTAAGTACATAAAAAAAGCAATAAAAAATAAAATACTTTTATTTATAGATGAACTAGAATGGATTATTATTTCAGGGCAAATGGGTACTGAATTATGGACCGCAGAAGTAGTATTCGAACTTCAGCTTGATTATCCTGAATTAAAGTTAGGTATTTTTACACCCTACGAAGAACAAGAAAAAAATTGGAATGAAGCAAATAAAGAATATTATAATGAAATCTTAATTGGGGCAGATCACGTCGACTCAATTTCAAGAAAACCATACGAATCTCCTGTACAGTTAAAAGCAAAAAATGAGTTTTTAGTTCGTAAAAGTGACGGGTGTATTTTATTTTACGATAATGAAAAAGAAGGTAGTCCTAGATATTTATATGATTTAGCATACAAGAAAAATGAACTATATAATTATCCTGTAGAAATCATCACATTTGATGATTTACAAGTGATTGCAGAAGAGTCATTTGAGAATGATGACAATAAATATAGGGAATTATAG